One part of the Sorangiineae bacterium MSr11954 genome encodes these proteins:
- a CDS encoding RNA polymerase sigma factor has protein sequence MRAYVAGDAAAFDELFRRHAPALGRMLRRGLTSDDAGELLQQTFLQVHRSRHDFRAGARVAPWFYTIALNVKRQHLRTLRRRGLREDRTGEDIDAVPAPQANPPAHEPRIASMLAELPPEQREILELHYVEELPFQRVAEKIGISVGAVRVRAHRAYLRLRATFAGSAGEADAIDAISETGATDKTKKERSKT, from the coding sequence ATGCGCGCTTACGTTGCCGGCGACGCGGCGGCCTTCGACGAGCTGTTTCGGCGCCATGCCCCCGCGCTCGGCCGAATGTTGCGGCGGGGGCTCACCTCGGACGATGCCGGTGAACTTTTGCAGCAAACGTTTCTGCAGGTTCACCGAAGCCGGCATGATTTTCGAGCCGGCGCCCGCGTCGCGCCTTGGTTTTATACCATCGCGCTCAACGTCAAACGACAGCACCTGCGCACCCTGCGCCGCCGAGGGCTGCGCGAAGATCGGACGGGTGAGGACATCGACGCGGTGCCCGCCCCCCAAGCCAACCCGCCCGCCCACGAGCCACGGATCGCCAGCATGTTGGCCGAGCTCCCGCCCGAGCAACGGGAGATCCTCGAGCTGCACTATGTCGAGGAGCTCCCCTTTCAGCGGGTGGCGGAGAAGATTGGCATCTCGGTCGGCGCCGTACGCGTGCGCGCGCACCGCGCATACCTCCGCCTCCGCGCCACGTTCGCGGGCTCCGCAGGCGAGGCGGACGCGATCGACGCGATAAGCGAGACGGGCGCGACGGATAAAACGAAAAAAGAAAGATCGAAGACGTAA
- a CDS encoding PQQ-dependent sugar dehydrogenase: protein MRWLVLPAAMLAGFLACSDSSDDPRAPDTPPAPDGSSPPPVNCVGTTPYDAWTSDPKLCVYVFGSGLGEPRQMAFAPNGDLFVSNGRITVLWDADGNGRSDADERATFATAPGLNHGLAFSPQHDYLYASSPEAVYRWRYASGSHTASGPPEVVIANIPGGGSHVSRTLVFDSQGRLYVNVGSFENLDTKPSVLETRSQIRRFVLPASIPTGGIDYANGEVVARGMRNEVGLFVDAKDRLWGVENGRENVSDSSGNNIQEDNPAEEINLVDGRGSRFYGYPYCFSEFRLPHGRPGTEWADPTVPDAKSDGWCQDPANVRPPVFAMQAHWAPLGIFQYTGRSLPFSGDFLIASHGSWNRETPTGKLIARARYRDDAIVAVEPLIGAKDPSGALAQGKDGAPRPVDIRQGPDGAIYYSDDDGGRIFKVGYRAPGRERDASTDGAAAGDDCAPGEDGLPSHLRCTGLYADFVRKTLAAGVRAYEPGLQLWSDGAEKQRYLYLPPGSRIDTSNLDEWQFPVGTRAWKEFRIGGARVETRIYAKRGPLEWAWATYRWTPDESDAVRLDEGATNVAGSYEIPNHASCNKCHGGRTDKLLGVEAIALALPAAKGITLADLANVMTSPPPKTAATLPEDPTGKAGAALGYLHMNCGTACHNRNARADAFLSGFYTRLPARDVLEGAAVGDLDAWKTGANAMPAAIAYKHLADRGYRRILPHDAQKSLVVHVMKTRGAGQMPPLLSHQVDATAVDLLTGWIDAL, encoded by the coding sequence ATGCGATGGCTCGTGTTGCCAGCCGCCATGTTGGCCGGCTTCCTTGCGTGCTCCGACTCGTCGGACGATCCACGCGCACCGGACACCCCACCCGCGCCGGACGGCAGCTCACCGCCGCCCGTGAATTGCGTGGGAACCACCCCTTACGACGCATGGACGTCGGATCCGAAATTATGCGTTTACGTCTTTGGCAGCGGGCTGGGGGAGCCTCGGCAAATGGCCTTTGCTCCAAATGGCGATCTGTTCGTCAGCAACGGGCGCATCACCGTATTGTGGGACGCCGACGGCAATGGCCGCAGCGACGCGGACGAGCGGGCCACCTTTGCCACCGCGCCCGGCCTCAATCACGGCCTCGCCTTCTCGCCGCAACACGATTACCTGTACGCCTCCAGTCCGGAGGCCGTCTACCGATGGCGCTACGCGAGCGGCAGCCATACGGCGAGCGGGCCGCCCGAGGTGGTGATCGCGAACATTCCGGGGGGTGGCTCGCACGTGAGCCGCACCCTCGTCTTCGATTCGCAAGGACGCCTTTATGTGAACGTGGGCTCGTTCGAGAACCTGGACACCAAGCCGTCCGTTCTGGAGACGCGCTCCCAAATCCGCCGGTTCGTGCTCCCCGCGTCCATCCCCACGGGGGGCATCGATTACGCGAACGGCGAGGTGGTGGCGCGCGGAATGCGCAACGAGGTCGGCCTCTTCGTGGACGCGAAGGATCGACTCTGGGGGGTGGAGAACGGGCGCGAGAACGTGAGCGACTCCAGCGGAAACAACATTCAAGAGGACAACCCGGCCGAGGAGATCAACCTCGTCGACGGCCGGGGCTCACGCTTTTACGGCTATCCCTATTGTTTCAGCGAGTTTCGGTTGCCGCACGGAAGACCCGGGACCGAGTGGGCCGATCCCACGGTCCCCGACGCCAAAAGCGACGGCTGGTGCCAAGATCCGGCCAATGTGCGCCCGCCGGTCTTTGCCATGCAAGCGCACTGGGCGCCGCTCGGCATCTTCCAATATACGGGCCGCTCCCTCCCCTTCTCCGGCGATTTTCTGATCGCGTCGCACGGCTCGTGGAACCGCGAGACGCCCACGGGGAAGCTCATCGCGCGCGCCCGATACCGCGATGACGCCATCGTGGCGGTGGAGCCCCTCATCGGCGCGAAAGATCCCAGCGGCGCGCTCGCCCAAGGCAAGGACGGCGCGCCCCGCCCCGTCGATATCCGACAAGGCCCGGATGGCGCCATTTACTACTCCGATGACGACGGCGGCCGGATCTTCAAAGTAGGGTATCGCGCGCCGGGGCGAGAACGCGACGCCTCCACGGACGGCGCGGCGGCCGGAGACGATTGCGCCCCCGGCGAAGACGGCCTTCCGTCGCATCTTCGTTGCACGGGGCTCTACGCGGACTTCGTGCGCAAGACGTTGGCGGCCGGTGTTCGCGCGTACGAGCCAGGCCTCCAGCTCTGGAGCGACGGCGCGGAGAAGCAGCGGTACCTTTATTTGCCGCCGGGGTCGCGCATCGACACCAGCAACTTGGACGAGTGGCAATTTCCCGTGGGAACGCGCGCGTGGAAAGAGTTTCGCATCGGCGGGGCGCGCGTGGAAACCCGCATTTACGCCAAGCGCGGCCCGCTCGAGTGGGCATGGGCTACGTACCGATGGACGCCCGACGAGTCCGACGCCGTGCGCCTCGACGAGGGCGCCACCAACGTCGCCGGGAGCTATGAAATTCCAAATCATGCATCCTGCAACAAATGCCACGGCGGACGGACGGACAAGCTCCTGGGGGTCGAGGCCATTGCGCTGGCGCTCCCCGCCGCAAAGGGCATCACCCTCGCCGACCTCGCGAACGTGATGACGTCCCCGCCGCCAAAGACGGCGGCCACCTTGCCCGAGGATCCGACGGGCAAAGCCGGCGCCGCGCTCGGCTACCTCCACATGAACTGCGGCACCGCGTGCCACAATCGCAACGCGCGCGCGGACGCGTTCCTCAGCGGGTTCTATACGCGACTGCCTGCCCGCGACGTGCTCGAGGGCGCGGCGGTGGGCGATCTCGACGCATGGAAGACGGGCGCGAACGCCATGCCGGCGGCCATCGCATACAAGCACCTCGCGGATCGGGGCTATCGGCGCATTCTCCCGCACGATGCGCAAAAGAGCCTGGTGGTCCATGTGATGAAGACCCGGGGCGCCGGGCAAATGCCTCCCCTTCTTTCGCACCAGGTGGACGCGACCGCCGTGGACCTGCTCACGGGTTGGATCGATGCCCTTTAG
- a CDS encoding TetR/AcrR family transcriptional regulator gives MAGRPREFDRDKALKQARDAFWRRGYEGTSMADLVEAMGIASARIYAAFGSKEALFREAVLLYEAKEGGFADRALEEDSVRDAIESMLRAAVETYTAPGKPHGCMVVLSATNTSRENDAVSEWLAEHRRARTAAIVARLRKSVKGGELRADADIQALGDCFATLLHGLSIQARDGVPKKRLLAMIPTALQPLEALIVPPSKRA, from the coding sequence ATGGCAGGCAGACCGCGGGAGTTCGACCGAGACAAAGCGCTGAAGCAAGCACGCGACGCGTTCTGGAGGCGCGGGTACGAGGGGACGTCGATGGCGGATCTGGTGGAGGCCATGGGCATCGCTTCGGCGCGCATCTATGCGGCCTTCGGATCGAAGGAGGCGTTGTTTCGCGAAGCGGTCTTGCTCTACGAGGCCAAAGAAGGCGGCTTCGCCGATCGCGCCCTCGAGGAAGACTCCGTGCGGGACGCCATCGAATCCATGCTGCGGGCCGCCGTCGAAACGTACACGGCGCCCGGCAAGCCACACGGTTGCATGGTCGTGTTGTCGGCCACCAACACCTCGCGTGAAAACGACGCGGTCTCCGAGTGGCTCGCCGAGCATCGCCGCGCCCGCACCGCGGCCATCGTCGCGCGACTGCGCAAATCCGTGAAGGGTGGCGAGCTCCGGGCGGACGCGGACATTCAGGCGCTCGGAGATTGCTTCGCCACCCTGCTGCACGGATTGTCGATTCAAGCGCGGGATGGTGTGCCGAAGAAGCGCCTCCTCGCCATGATCCCCACGGCCCTTCAGCCGCTGGAAGCGCTCATCGTTCCCCCTTCAAAAAGGGCGTAA
- a CDS encoding alpha/beta hydrolase, with product MNRNDGHRGIELGLWTRIAALASAALLSALGLTSCAHGASAPPSLPGTADRYAQIEATQLHYVESGEGTPVLLIPGWMQTSYVWRDVIPSLTKSGFRVIAVDPRGMGASSRPADGYDTGRVAGELHNLMTKLGHSRYMVVGHDIGVWIGYALASDHPEAVERLVVVEGSIPGLLAPADVFMPQDKSLFFWHFMFNQQRDLPEALIQGRERAFLGWLFDHWGYKPNTIALDVYANTYSAPGALSAQLAYYRAFPETMAQNKRRAERKLPMPVLALGGDHSKRDLQLAIMQPLAADVRGAILRDCGHFAPEECPGDVATHVTPFLKGER from the coding sequence GTGAATCGAAACGATGGGCATCGAGGCATTGAACTTGGCTTATGGACCCGGATCGCCGCGCTCGCGAGCGCCGCGCTCCTCTCCGCCTTAGGGCTCACCAGCTGCGCGCACGGTGCGTCGGCGCCGCCGTCGTTGCCGGGCACGGCCGACCGCTACGCGCAAATCGAGGCGACGCAGCTGCATTACGTGGAGAGCGGAGAAGGCACACCCGTGCTGCTCATACCGGGCTGGATGCAAACATCGTATGTCTGGCGGGACGTGATCCCCTCGCTGACGAAGTCGGGTTTTCGCGTCATCGCGGTGGATCCGCGCGGCATGGGGGCCTCGAGCCGGCCGGCGGATGGTTATGACACCGGGCGCGTGGCGGGCGAGCTTCACAATCTCATGACGAAATTGGGTCATTCGCGTTACATGGTGGTCGGCCACGACATTGGCGTATGGATTGGGTATGCGCTGGCGAGCGATCACCCCGAGGCGGTGGAGCGGCTGGTCGTCGTCGAGGGGAGCATTCCCGGCCTCCTCGCCCCGGCAGACGTGTTCATGCCGCAGGACAAGAGCCTCTTCTTCTGGCATTTCATGTTCAATCAGCAGCGCGACCTACCGGAGGCCCTCATTCAAGGACGCGAGCGCGCCTTTTTGGGGTGGCTGTTCGACCATTGGGGATACAAACCCAACACCATCGCCCTCGACGTCTACGCCAACACCTATTCGGCCCCCGGTGCCCTCAGCGCGCAGCTCGCGTACTACCGAGCCTTTCCCGAGACGATGGCGCAAAACAAGAGACGCGCCGAGCGCAAGCTCCCCATGCCGGTGCTCGCCCTCGGGGGCGATCATTCGAAGCGCGACCTTCAATTGGCGATCATGCAGCCTTTGGCCGCCGACGTTCGCGGCGCCATCCTTCGCGACTGCGGTCATTTCGCGCCGGAGGAGTGCCCCGGCGATGTCGCGACCCACGTTACGCCCTTTTTGAAGGGGGAACGATGA
- a CDS encoding AraC family transcriptional regulator encodes MLRNTRSPSSRPPRLRDCNVAQIRSPFLPLLFDWLRNMGVREIVDQVRDELGLSGCQGTLVRTSTAPLPAYRAASELVSCRLRDAYVGLHLVENIPRGSYGLLEFTAQFAPTVGEALGRIARYMPLVTDTCRLDLRRSTSEFALVHRVPGEALCLGRHANEFVLGTLLRIAREGTQTRIRPARIEFAHPEPNDISALVDFFGTRNIHFEAGHNQLVFEDTVFSTPIVSRDERLLPWLDHCANTLLPGAVRDEPVLGLRDEIRKSLEEHGVPTLSSVARGMRIGSRTLQRRLQDAHTSFRDELDEVRRHLAESYLRDPARSIKEIASSLGYSGRGGFERAFRKWYRATPHALRSALVASSI; translated from the coding sequence ATGCTCCGTAACACGCGCTCGCCATCGTCCCGACCGCCGCGGCTCCGTGACTGCAACGTCGCGCAGATCCGCTCTCCGTTCCTTCCGCTTCTCTTCGATTGGCTGCGAAACATGGGTGTGCGCGAGATTGTCGATCAGGTCCGCGACGAGTTGGGTCTTTCGGGATGCCAAGGGACCCTCGTACGAACCTCGACCGCTCCGCTCCCGGCCTACCGCGCGGCGAGCGAGCTCGTCTCGTGCCGGCTGCGGGACGCCTATGTGGGATTGCACCTCGTCGAAAATATTCCGCGCGGCAGCTATGGTCTGCTCGAGTTCACCGCGCAGTTCGCGCCGACCGTGGGCGAGGCGCTCGGCCGAATCGCCCGCTACATGCCGCTGGTCACCGACACCTGCCGGCTCGATCTCCGGAGATCGACGAGTGAGTTTGCCCTGGTGCATCGCGTGCCCGGTGAAGCCTTGTGTCTTGGCCGCCACGCCAACGAGTTCGTGCTCGGCACCTTGCTGCGCATCGCACGCGAGGGCACGCAAACGCGCATTCGGCCGGCGCGCATCGAGTTTGCCCACCCGGAGCCAAACGACATATCGGCCCTCGTGGACTTCTTCGGGACGAGAAATATCCATTTCGAAGCAGGCCACAATCAATTGGTCTTCGAGGACACCGTGTTCTCGACGCCCATCGTCTCGCGCGACGAGCGCCTCCTTCCATGGCTGGATCATTGTGCGAACACGCTCCTCCCCGGCGCCGTGCGCGACGAGCCCGTATTGGGTTTGCGCGATGAGATTCGCAAGTCGCTGGAGGAGCACGGGGTGCCGACGTTGTCGAGCGTCGCGCGCGGCATGCGCATCGGGTCGCGGACGTTGCAGCGGCGCCTGCAGGACGCGCACACGTCATTCCGCGACGAGCTGGACGAGGTGCGCCGTCACTTGGCCGAGTCGTATCTGCGGGATCCGGCGCGGAGCATCAAGGAAATCGCGTCGAGCCTGGGGTACTCCGGCCGGGGCGGGTTCGAACGCGCCTTTCGCAAATGGTACCGGGCCACGCCGCATGCGCTTCGAAGCGCGCTCGTAGCTTCGTCGATCTGA
- a CDS encoding cyclase family protein: MIVIDRIDWPWADTARMLACMRAFGMSFWLFSLLCLHACAVTYASPGRETFPRLGTADEIENFKATSRNWGRWGPHDERGTVNLITPETRKRAAGLVRSGITVSLAHALETAPAADVPYPLEHQMLSTGQSPESVFSADKVAIAYHGWSHTHLDALCHIFDKGKLYNGYAQELVTMAGCTAASIQSVQDGIFTRGVFIDMASFRGVPYLEPGAPISADDLALWEQRTGVLVEPGDAVVVRTGRWKRRSAVGPWDVSMHSAGLAASSAAWFKARGVSLVATDVGADVIPSGIPGVAMPVHQLLINTLGIHILDDVDPEALMKRAADERRVTFLFEVAPLAIAGGTGSPVNPLAIF, translated from the coding sequence ATGATCGTCATCGACCGCATCGATTGGCCTTGGGCCGACACTGCCCGCATGTTGGCGTGCATGCGTGCATTCGGAATGTCCTTCTGGCTATTTTCTCTTTTGTGCCTTCATGCCTGCGCCGTGACCTACGCGAGCCCAGGGCGGGAGACGTTTCCGCGACTCGGGACGGCCGACGAGATCGAGAACTTCAAAGCAACGTCACGAAACTGGGGTCGCTGGGGCCCCCATGACGAGCGCGGGACGGTCAACTTGATCACGCCCGAGACGAGAAAACGTGCGGCCGGCCTCGTACGCAGCGGAATCACGGTTTCGCTGGCACACGCGCTCGAGACGGCTCCCGCGGCCGATGTTCCGTATCCGCTCGAGCATCAGATGCTATCCACGGGGCAATCTCCAGAGTCCGTCTTCAGCGCCGATAAAGTGGCCATTGCCTATCACGGGTGGTCCCACACCCACCTCGATGCGCTATGTCACATCTTCGACAAAGGTAAGTTGTACAATGGTTACGCGCAGGAGCTGGTGACCATGGCCGGGTGCACGGCGGCGTCGATTCAGTCCGTGCAGGATGGTATCTTCACGCGGGGCGTTTTCATCGACATGGCCTCGTTCCGAGGGGTCCCCTATTTGGAACCGGGGGCGCCGATCTCGGCCGACGATCTCGCGCTCTGGGAGCAGCGCACCGGGGTCCTCGTCGAACCCGGGGATGCTGTCGTCGTGCGAACGGGCCGTTGGAAGCGGCGCTCCGCCGTGGGCCCATGGGACGTGTCGATGCACTCGGCCGGTCTCGCCGCATCGAGCGCCGCCTGGTTCAAGGCGCGCGGCGTTTCGTTGGTGGCAACGGACGTGGGCGCGGACGTGATCCCTTCCGGCATCCCCGGTGTGGCGATGCCGGTGCATCAACTGCTCATCAACACGTTGGGTATCCATATCTTGGACGACGTCGATCCGGAGGCGCTGATGAAGAGGGCCGCGGACGAGCGTCGCGTGACATTTCTCTTCGAAGTGGCGCCGCTCGCGATCGCGGGCGGAACGGGCTCCCCTGTCAACCCGCTCGCGATATTCTGA
- a CDS encoding enoyl-CoA hydratase-related protein translates to MRRIGLSKAHHMTLMTQPISDKQAQAWGLVDACEADSDNLLRKYLLHLGRLSKQSIDRYKTHMNSLSDILTASKPQALATNRAVFFDRGNLQKIARYVETGKLPWE, encoded by the coding sequence ATTCGCCGCATAGGCCTTTCCAAGGCTCATCATATGACCTTGATGACTCAACCCATCTCGGACAAACAGGCCCAGGCGTGGGGGCTGGTCGATGCCTGTGAAGCCGATAGCGACAATCTGCTGAGGAAGTACCTATTACATCTGGGGCGGCTATCCAAGCAAAGCATTGACCGCTACAAAACGCACATGAACAGCTTGAGTGATATCTTGACAGCGTCCAAGCCGCAGGCGCTCGCCACCAATCGCGCGGTGTTTTTCGATAGGGGCAATCTGCAAAAGATCGCGCGCTATGTGGAAACGGGGAAACTCCCCTGGGAATGA
- a CDS encoding bifunctional aldolase/short-chain dehydrogenase → MSEIVAARTFTARLLGQETALVLHGGGNTSAKGVEKDVFGESLEVLYIKGSGSDLGSIEPAGHPAVQLARLRRLRALPGLTDEQMVNELRLALLDARAPNPSVETLLHAWLPARFVDHTHADAVLAIADQPDAERICSHVYGRGLVWVPYVMPGFELAKRCSDAFDALAKKGETPSVIVLEKHGIFTFGETAKESYEAMIAAVTRAERYLTDSRRTTIATISTARRVTSADAARPKIIPKLRGTLARLAKEPVESGPVLALRASEQVLAFLDRPDAEELVATGCATPDHVIRTKPTALYLAKPNYDDLDALGARLEHEIVQYAHNYDGYFRSMCAAKEVQRTKLDPWPRVILLPGIGICTVGRTRKDADVSADIYEHTVQVMTDAADIGRYEPVSRSDLFDMEYWSLEQAKLGGPKARSALSGKIALVTGAASGIGQATALRFLELGAHVALLDRDEELLGQVHASLAARFGKKTVFAAPCDVTQWASVSAATNAVVEFFGGIDVVVSNAGTAPEGRLDTGKGDAALRSSLEVNLLAHNHVARAAADVMLAQGTGGALLFNASKAAFNPGAGFGPYAVAKSALVGLMRQYAVDLGKYGVRSNAVNADRVRTRLFAGGLAESRAATRGISVDEYFRSNLLAREVEGRDVADSFAYLAGALATTGCIVTVDGGNSAAFPR, encoded by the coding sequence GTGTCAGAAATCGTAGCGGCGCGGACCTTTACCGCCCGGCTGCTGGGTCAAGAGACCGCCCTGGTCCTGCATGGAGGGGGAAATACGTCGGCCAAGGGGGTCGAGAAGGACGTCTTTGGGGAGTCCCTGGAGGTGCTCTACATCAAGGGGTCCGGCAGCGACCTGGGATCCATCGAGCCGGCCGGACATCCCGCGGTGCAGCTCGCGCGCCTTCGCCGGCTGCGCGCCCTGCCCGGGCTCACCGATGAGCAGATGGTCAACGAGCTGCGCCTCGCCTTGCTCGATGCCCGCGCGCCCAACCCCAGCGTCGAGACGCTCTTGCACGCCTGGCTGCCCGCGCGGTTCGTCGATCATACCCATGCCGATGCGGTGCTGGCCATCGCCGACCAGCCCGACGCCGAGCGGATCTGTTCGCATGTTTATGGGCGGGGGCTCGTCTGGGTGCCCTATGTGATGCCCGGCTTCGAGCTCGCCAAACGGTGCAGCGATGCCTTCGATGCGCTCGCCAAGAAGGGCGAGACGCCCTCGGTCATCGTCCTCGAAAAGCACGGCATCTTCACCTTCGGCGAGACCGCCAAGGAGAGCTACGAGGCCATGATCGCCGCGGTGACCCGCGCCGAGCGCTACCTGACCGACTCGCGGCGCACCACCATCGCCACGATCTCCACCGCGCGGCGGGTGACCTCCGCCGATGCCGCCAGGCCGAAGATCATCCCCAAGCTGCGCGGCACGTTGGCCAGGCTCGCCAAGGAGCCCGTCGAGTCGGGGCCTGTCCTTGCGCTGCGCGCCTCCGAGCAGGTGCTCGCCTTTCTCGACCGGCCCGACGCCGAGGAGCTGGTCGCCACCGGGTGCGCCACCCCCGATCACGTCATTCGCACCAAGCCCACGGCGCTCTACCTCGCCAAGCCCAACTACGACGATCTGGATGCCTTGGGCGCGCGCCTGGAGCACGAAATTGTGCAGTATGCACACAATTACGACGGCTACTTCCGGTCGATGTGCGCGGCCAAAGAGGTGCAGCGCACCAAGCTCGATCCCTGGCCGCGCGTCATCCTCTTGCCCGGCATCGGCATCTGCACCGTGGGCCGCACCCGCAAAGATGCCGACGTGAGCGCGGACATCTACGAGCACACCGTGCAGGTCATGACCGACGCGGCCGACATCGGCCGCTACGAACCGGTGAGTCGCTCGGATCTGTTCGACATGGAGTACTGGAGCCTCGAGCAGGCGAAGCTCGGCGGCCCGAAGGCGCGCTCGGCCCTCTCCGGGAAGATTGCCCTCGTCACGGGCGCGGCGTCGGGCATCGGGCAGGCCACCGCGCTGCGCTTCTTGGAGCTGGGCGCGCACGTGGCCTTGCTGGATCGCGACGAGGAGCTGCTCGGGCAAGTGCACGCGTCGCTCGCCGCGCGGTTCGGCAAGAAGACGGTGTTCGCCGCGCCGTGCGACGTGACGCAGTGGGCGAGCGTGAGCGCGGCCACGAACGCGGTGGTGGAGTTCTTCGGCGGGATCGACGTCGTCGTTTCGAACGCGGGCACCGCGCCCGAAGGACGGCTCGACACGGGGAAAGGGGACGCGGCGCTGCGCAGCTCCCTCGAGGTGAACCTGCTCGCGCACAACCATGTGGCGCGCGCGGCCGCCGACGTGATGCTCGCGCAAGGGACGGGTGGGGCCCTCCTGTTCAACGCGAGCAAGGCGGCGTTCAATCCGGGCGCCGGGTTCGGTCCGTATGCGGTGGCCAAGTCGGCGCTGGTGGGCTTGATGCGGCAGTATGCGGTCGACTTGGGCAAGTACGGAGTTCGCTCGAACGCCGTGAACGCGGACCGCGTGCGCACGCGGCTGTTCGCGGGCGGGCTCGCCGAGTCGCGCGCCGCCACCCGCGGCATCTCGGTGGACGAGTACTTCCGCAGCAACCTGCTCGCGCGCGAGGTGGAGGGCCGCGACGTGGCCGATTCGTTCGCCTACTTGGCGGGCGCGCTGGCGACCACCGGGTGCATCGTCACCGTCGACGGCGGGAACTCCGCAGCTTTCCCGCGGTGA
- a CDS encoding trypsin-like serine protease, whose product MRTRVYGALVATLVVGLLAGCHTSPTTDMDPAAESEQAIQGGDIDTHDAFAVGILDRQTSVLCSGALIAPNLVLTARHCVSEISHEAVRCATDTFGKDRDPGSLWITVDARLQNTATSSFYRGKKLFVPTDAKLCGNDIAVIELDASVPDTVPLVTPAIARPLTDSAYYARSIAAIGYGSTSPAGMGAGTRRIRENIAIACIPGDAKLGCPRDDQLRASEFVTADGTCQGDSGSSAYDQRSYDARVPLTLGVLSRGGSDRDADRCIGAVYTRVDAFRDLLVGAALEAARDGKYTPPSWTSTPPFDASWFDGGDINGASGFVGTNASSGSLDDSGCAAGGRAPRAWDDLAALAGMIALVVTAGKLRSSRRRR is encoded by the coding sequence ATGCGGACGCGAGTGTATGGAGCCCTGGTTGCGACGTTGGTCGTCGGACTGCTCGCGGGCTGTCATACGTCGCCCACGACGGACATGGATCCTGCAGCCGAATCGGAGCAGGCCATCCAAGGTGGTGACATCGACACGCACGATGCCTTTGCCGTCGGCATCCTCGATCGGCAGACGTCCGTCTTGTGCTCGGGCGCGCTGATCGCGCCCAACCTGGTCCTCACTGCCCGCCATTGCGTGTCGGAGATCTCCCACGAGGCGGTTCGCTGCGCGACCGACACCTTCGGCAAGGATCGCGATCCCGGCTCGCTCTGGATCACGGTGGACGCGCGGCTGCAGAACACCGCGACGTCGTCGTTCTACCGCGGCAAGAAGCTGTTCGTCCCCACCGACGCGAAGCTTTGCGGCAACGACATCGCCGTCATCGAGCTCGACGCCTCGGTCCCCGACACCGTGCCGCTGGTGACACCGGCCATCGCCCGCCCGCTCACCGACTCCGCGTACTACGCTCGCTCCATCGCCGCCATCGGCTACGGCTCCACGTCGCCCGCGGGCATGGGCGCCGGCACCCGGCGCATTCGCGAGAACATCGCCATCGCGTGCATCCCCGGCGACGCAAAGCTGGGGTGCCCCCGCGACGATCAGCTGCGCGCGAGCGAGTTCGTCACCGCCGATGGCACCTGCCAGGGCGACTCGGGCTCCAGCGCCTACGATCAGCGCAGCTACGACGCGCGCGTGCCGCTGACCCTCGGCGTCCTCTCGCGCGGCGGCAGCGACCGCGACGCCGATCGATGCATCGGCGCCGTCTACACGCGCGTCGACGCCTTCCGCGATCTGCTCGTGGGCGCCGCCCTGGAAGCCGCCCGCGACGGCAAGTACACGCCGCCGTCGTGGACGTCCACGCCTCCCTTCGACGCGAGCTGGTTCGATGGGGGCGACATCAACGGAGCCTCGGGCTTCGTGGGGACCAACGCAAGCTCCGGCAGCCTCGATGACTCGGGGTGCGCCGCCGGCGGCCGCGCACCTCGCGCCTGGGACGATCTGGCCGCGCTGGCGGGCATGATCGCCCTGGTGGTCACCGCGGGAAAGCTGCGGAGTTCCCGCCGTCGACGGTGA